A genomic window from Terriglobia bacterium includes:
- a CDS encoding glucose 1-dehydrogenase: MQLKGKSAIVTGGGKGIGKVFCEALAREGASVVVADIDAAAAIQTAERLCSAGARAVACKVDVSDAASTVAMAKCALEAFQRIDILVNNAALFAVLPHQPLWEIQEAEWDRVMTVNIKGMFLSLRAVLPQMKEQGSGKVINLTSATVFRGTPMLLHYVTSKAAVIGFTRCTSRELGPFGICVNAIAPGLTESETAVGAKTTPAVLFERLPKERAIARPELPSDLTGTLVYLASPASDFVTGQTIVVDGGGVMH; this comes from the coding sequence ATGCAATTAAAGGGCAAAAGCGCAATTGTCACGGGCGGCGGGAAAGGGATCGGGAAGGTATTTTGCGAAGCGCTGGCCCGCGAAGGCGCCAGCGTGGTCGTGGCGGATATTGATGCAGCGGCCGCCATCCAGACCGCCGAACGGCTTTGTAGTGCCGGCGCCAGGGCGGTTGCGTGCAAGGTGGACGTCTCCGACGCGGCCAGCACCGTGGCCATGGCCAAGTGCGCACTGGAGGCTTTTCAGCGTATCGATATTTTGGTGAACAACGCCGCTTTGTTCGCCGTCCTGCCGCATCAGCCGCTGTGGGAGATTCAGGAAGCCGAGTGGGACCGCGTGATGACGGTCAACATCAAGGGCATGTTTCTTTCTCTCCGCGCCGTATTGCCGCAGATGAAGGAACAAGGGTCCGGCAAGGTCATCAATCTCACGTCCGCCACGGTGTTTCGAGGTACTCCCATGCTGCTGCATTACGTTACCTCGAAAGCAGCCGTGATCGGTTTCACCCGCTGCACCAGCCGGGAGCTGGGTCCATTCGGCATCTGTGTCAATGCCATCGCCCCGGGTTTGACGGAGAGCGAGACTGCGGTTGGCGCCAAGACTACTCCCGCGGTACTGTTTGAGCGCTTGCCCAAGGAACGGGCCATTGCCCGGCCGGAGTTGCCGTCCGATCTGACCGGCACGCTCGTCTACCTTGCATCGCCGGCCAGCGATTTTGTGACCGGGCAGACAATCGTCGTTGACGGTGGCGGAGTGATGCACTGA
- a CDS encoding hydantoinase B/oxoprolinase family protein, with product MATTKQLDPVTFEVLRHKLWQVNDEAGHTIRLVSGSPIATEAYDFNTAILDRDGDLLFIGPYVVLQAAVQTPIVQTILQEYRENPGIHADDMFICSDPYSGALHQNDVTCVAPIYYGSELIAWAGATTHQVDVGGPVAGGYAVGACDIFQEPPPIPPLKIVERGTIRKDIEREYLRRSRQPYLLGLDLRAMIAANNAVKSRVVQLASEFGEETLLLVFRELKNYAESRFRARLRELPDGTWRHIAFLDHDGLEDKVYTGVLEMTKEADTLSFDFNKSSAQAPALINCTHSGLNGGVLNAVLPLMCFDIPWAAGGISKAIRIVCDTGKIYNASWPAGVCMGSVEAARSVLNLASVCIGKMLAASDKYRDVAMASWCVPGAQVLFGTDQRKEPFGTMLLDSMAGGGGARCGADGLDSGSYLSSMDKIIPNVELNEYLFPILYLYRKIAVDSGGAGKHRGGAGGEHAFVAHDTERPLQTVYFSHGTEQPESVGLFGGHPATTNQWVVVRGSDVRELFSQGRIPVSWTELKGTVEFPPAKSNFQLRPADVSVAIYSGGGGYGDPFDRDSERVSEDVRQGYISREMAQQAYAVVLQADGSVDGPATRARRAELRDPHKTGKSTICEGTRISEHLILCAATIVKGRLIRCVHCGYEFGPPSQNPKLKARRVELPLSKVNWMANPHNRKNDRFVWREFYCPGCSVLLDVEIMLKEMPPLWDMQLKVD from the coding sequence GTGGCTACGACAAAACAACTCGATCCCGTCACGTTCGAAGTATTGCGGCACAAGCTCTGGCAGGTCAATGACGAAGCCGGGCATACGATCCGGCTGGTCTCCGGGTCACCGATCGCAACGGAGGCCTACGACTTCAATACCGCCATTCTGGACCGGGATGGTGATCTGCTCTTCATCGGCCCGTATGTCGTCTTGCAGGCGGCCGTGCAAACTCCCATCGTGCAGACAATTCTGCAGGAGTACCGGGAAAATCCCGGCATCCACGCGGATGACATGTTCATCTGCTCCGATCCGTATTCCGGCGCGCTGCATCAGAACGACGTCACCTGTGTGGCGCCCATTTATTACGGCAGCGAACTCATTGCCTGGGCGGGCGCGACCACGCACCAGGTGGATGTGGGAGGACCCGTCGCGGGCGGGTATGCGGTGGGTGCCTGCGACATTTTTCAAGAGCCTCCTCCAATACCGCCGCTGAAAATTGTGGAACGCGGGACAATCCGCAAGGATATCGAGCGCGAGTATCTGCGACGCTCCCGACAGCCATACCTGCTGGGGCTGGACCTGCGCGCCATGATTGCCGCCAACAATGCAGTGAAGTCGCGCGTCGTGCAATTGGCGAGCGAGTTCGGGGAAGAGACGCTGCTGCTGGTGTTCCGCGAGTTGAAGAACTACGCGGAAAGCCGGTTTCGTGCGCGCTTGCGGGAGCTGCCGGACGGCACCTGGCGGCATATCGCGTTCCTAGATCACGACGGCCTGGAAGACAAGGTGTACACAGGCGTCCTGGAGATGACCAAGGAAGCGGACACGCTGAGCTTCGACTTTAACAAATCGTCCGCACAGGCGCCCGCCCTGATCAATTGCACCCACTCGGGTCTGAATGGCGGCGTGCTGAATGCCGTGCTGCCTCTGATGTGCTTCGACATCCCGTGGGCGGCGGGAGGAATCTCCAAGGCCATTCGCATCGTGTGCGACACCGGAAAGATCTATAACGCAAGCTGGCCTGCCGGCGTGTGTATGGGATCGGTGGAGGCGGCGCGTTCGGTGCTTAATCTGGCCAGTGTATGCATCGGCAAGATGCTGGCGGCCAGCGACAAGTATCGCGATGTGGCCATGGCTTCCTGGTGCGTACCGGGAGCCCAGGTTCTCTTTGGCACGGATCAACGAAAGGAACCGTTTGGAACGATGCTCCTGGATTCCATGGCGGGCGGCGGAGGAGCGCGCTGCGGCGCGGATGGTCTGGATTCGGGGAGCTACCTGTCCTCCATGGATAAGATCATTCCCAATGTGGAGCTCAACGAGTATCTCTTTCCCATCCTTTACCTGTACCGCAAAATTGCCGTCGATTCGGGCGGAGCGGGGAAGCATCGCGGCGGAGCGGGCGGCGAGCATGCCTTCGTTGCCCACGACACGGAAAGACCGCTGCAGACCGTCTATTTTTCGCACGGGACCGAGCAACCGGAATCGGTCGGCCTGTTTGGCGGGCACCCAGCGACGACCAACCAATGGGTCGTCGTACGAGGCTCTGACGTCCGGGAACTCTTTTCCCAGGGGAGGATCCCCGTTTCCTGGACGGAACTGAAGGGAACCGTCGAATTTCCGCCCGCAAAAAGCAATTTCCAGCTTCGCCCCGCCGATGTCTCGGTTGCGATCTATTCGGGGGGTGGAGGCTATGGCGACCCATTCGATCGCGACTCCGAGCGGGTGAGCGAGGACGTGCGACAGGGATACATTTCGCGGGAAATGGCACAGCAGGCCTATGCGGTGGTTCTGCAGGCGGATGGATCGGTCGACGGACCGGCTACGCGTGCACGACGTGCGGAATTGCGGGATCCCCACAAGACCGGAAAATCCACGATATGCGAAGGGACCCGCATTTCCGAACATCTTATCCTGTGTGCAGCGACGATCGTAAAAGGGCGCCTCATTCGATGCGTCCACTGTGGATACGAATTCGGGCCACCCAGCCAGAACCCCAAGCTCAAGGCGCGCCGGGTCGAACTGCCGTTGAGTAAAGTGAACTGGATGGCGAACCCCCACAATCGGAAAAACGACCGGTTCGTGTGGCGGGAATTTTACTGTCCGGGCTGTTCCGTGCTTTTGGATGTCGAAATCATGCTGAAAGAGATGCCTCCGCTCTGGGACATGCAGTTGAAAGTCGACTGA